One region of Cygnus atratus isolate AKBS03 ecotype Queensland, Australia chromosome 25, CAtr_DNAZoo_HiC_assembly, whole genome shotgun sequence genomic DNA includes:
- the C1QL1 gene encoding C1q-related factor — protein sequence MVLVLVVLIPVLVSSAGTDGRYEMLGTCRMVCEPYGTAGPLGERGPLPPPSTLVQGPQGKPGRPGKPGPPGPPGEPGPPGAAGPPGARGEAGRPGPPGLPGPGATGAVSTATYSTVPRVAFYAGLKNPHEGYEILKFDDVVTNLGNSYDAASGKFTCAIPGTYFFTYHVLMRGGDGTSMWADLCKNGQVRASAIAQDADQNYDYASNSVILHLDAGDEVFIKLDGGKAHGGNNNKYSTFSGFIIYSD from the exons atggtgctggtgctggtggtgctcaTCCCGGTGCTGGTCAGCTCGGCGGGCACCGACGGCCGCTACGAGATGCTGGGCACCTGCCGCATGGTCTGCGAGCCCTACGGCACCGCCGGGCCGCTGGGCGAGCGGggccccctcccgccgccctcCACCTTGGTGCAGGGTCCCCAGGGCAAACCGGGCCGGCCGGGCAAGCCGGGCCCGCCGGGACCCCCCGGGGAACCGGGgccgccgggggctgcggggccgccgggggcgcggggcgagGCAGGGCGGCCGGGACCCCCcgggctgccggggccgggggccacGGGGGCGGTGAGCACGGCCACGTACAGCACGGTGCCGCGCGTCGCCTTCTACGCCGGCCTCAAGAACCCACACGAGGGCTACGAGATCCTCAAGTTCGACGACGTGGTCACCAACCTGGGCAACAGCTACGACGCCGCCTCGGGCAAGTTCACCTGCGCCATCCCCGGCACCTACTTCTTCACCTACCACGTCCTCATGCGCGGCGGTGACGGCACCAGCATGTGGGCCGACCTCTGCAAGAACGGCCAG GTGCGGGCCAGCGCCATCGCGCAGGACGCGGACCAGAACTACGACTACGCCAGCAACAGCGTCATCCTGCACCTGGACGCGGGTGACGAGGTCTTCATCAAGCTGGACGGGGGCAAAGCCCACGGCGGCAACAACAACAAGTACAGCACCTTCTCGGGCTTCATCATCTACTCGGACTGA